The genomic stretch GTACTGGCGCCGGAGATTGCCCGGGAAGTGATTCGCGGCGGCCGTGCGGTGTGTGACGAGGCGGGTATTCCATTGGCGGGCGGTCATTCGATCGATGCCCCGGAGCCGATCTTCGGCCTGGCCGTCACCGGGCTGGTGCAAAAGCGCCACATGAAGCGCAACGACACCGCCACCGCCGGTTGCCTGCTGTACCTGACCAAGCCGTTGGGGATCGGCATCCTCACCACCGCAGAGAAGAAGGGCAAGCTGCGTGACAGTGACGTGGGCCTGGCTCGCGACTGGATGTGCACCTTGAACAAGCCTGGGAGTCGCTTCGGCAAGCTTGACGGCGTGACCGCCATGACCGATGTCACCGGATTTGGCCTGCTCGGGCATCTGGTGGAAATGGCCGACGGCAGTGCGCTGACTGCTCGCATCTACTACGACCGCGTGCCGCGCCTGCCGGGTGTCGAGTACTACCTGGACCAAGGGTGTGTGCCGGGTGGCACCCTGCGCAATTTCGACAGTTATGCCAGTAAGCTCGGGCGCGTCCAGGAGCTGCACAAGCGTGTGTTGTGCGACCCGCAGACCAGTGGCGGCTTGCTGGTTGCCGTGACACCGCAGGGCAACGAGCAATTTCTGGCGGTGGCCGCCGAGTTGGGGTTGGACCTGGCGCCTATCGGTGAACTGGTCGAGCGACAGAGTAACGCGGTCGAGGTGATTTGATGCCCGTCGATATCACCGATTACCGCGACATCTTTCTCAGCGAGCGGCCGATGATGGACACGCGGGCGCCGATCGAATTCACCAAGGGCGCGTTTCCCGGGGTGGTCAACCTGCCGTTGATGACCGACATCGAACGTCAGCGTGTCGGCACCTGTTACAAGCAGCAAGGCCAGCAGGCGGCCATTGTCCTGGGGCACCAGTTGGTCTCGGGGGGGATCAAGGCCGAGAGGATCCAGGCCTGGGCCGATTTCGCGCGGGCCCATCCCGAGGGTTATCTGTATTGCTTTCGCGGAGGCCT from Pseudomonas sp. S04 encodes the following:
- the selD gene encoding selenide, water dikinase SelD translates to MSEPIRLTQYSHGAGCGCKISPQVLEVILAGSGAQNLDPKLWVGNASRDDAAVYAIDEERGVVSTTDFFMPIVDDPYDFGRIAATNAISDIYAMGGDPLMAIAILGWPVNVLAPEIAREVIRGGRAVCDEAGIPLAGGHSIDAPEPIFGLAVTGLVQKRHMKRNDTATAGCLLYLTKPLGIGILTTAEKKGKLRDSDVGLARDWMCTLNKPGSRFGKLDGVTAMTDVTGFGLLGHLVEMADGSALTARIYYDRVPRLPGVEYYLDQGCVPGGTLRNFDSYASKLGRVQELHKRVLCDPQTSGGLLVAVTPQGNEQFLAVAAELGLDLAPIGELVERQSNAVEVI